A region of the Culex quinquefasciatus strain JHB chromosome 1, VPISU_Cqui_1.0_pri_paternal, whole genome shotgun sequence genome:
GTGCGGCTTAGTTCTGACCAGAACACCGGAACAGTGAGTCGTGATGGGGTTTGCTGGTTGGTTTGGGTTTCTACTTTTCATCGGGATGATCCTGGTGGAGGGTGGATCAGTTCCGTTGGAAGATTTTGCGGTTGGTGATAACGAATTGGAGCTGATGGAGCGGACAGACAACTGGTTCAAGGTGGACGATGAGGACGCGGATATGCTGGTGGTTAGTAGAGGTTTTGGAGGTTATTTGTTTGAAAGTGACTTGATCGACTCATGATTTTCAGCCGGAGCTGATCTCCAAGTACGGGTATAAGGTTGAAAGTCACTCGGTGACCACCGAGGATGGGTACGTGCTGAAAATGTTCCGGATTCTTCCAAGAGAGCAACGTTCCGTGAAGAAGCTACCGGTCCTGATGGTTCACGGACTGTTGGGCAGTTCGGCGGACTTTGTGATCAGTGGTCCCAACAACAGTTTGGCGTACCTACTAGCTGACGATGGTTACGAGGTCTGGCTGGCAAACGTACGAGGTTCGCGTTACTCCAAAGGACACTCCACCATGTTGGTTCAATCCAAAGAATATTGGGACTTTACCTGGCACGAGATGGGATACTACGATCTACCAGCCATGATCGACCACGTGCTGAACATCTCCAACTCCAACAAGCTGTTCTACATTGgtcactcgcaaggaaccactGTATATTTTGTAATGTCCAGCAGTCGACCGGAATACAACGACAAGATCGCCCTCATGACCGCCCTAGCCCCAGCGGTCATCCTGAAGCGCGTTAAGAGTCCGATCCTGCGCTTCATGCTCCAAACCTCAGACACACTCAAGAAGGTCCTCGACGCGTTGCACATCTACGAGTTCCTCCCACACAACGAAAACAACCATCGCATAGCGCAAATTCTGTGTCCACCGGAGGAGAAGAACAACGCGTGCACCCAGATCGTCGGACTCATCACCGGACCCCATCCGGAGATGTTCGACCAATGGTTGGCCCTAACCTACCAGGGTCACGCCCCGGCCGGCGCCTCAACCAAACAGATGATGCACTTTGTCCAGCTGATACGCAGCGGGGGGCAGTTCCAGCAGTACGATTACGGCCGAAAGGGGAACCTTGGAGCATACAGCAGCGGGAAGGCACCGGCGTATAATCTAACAGCTTCGTCGGCGCCGGTACTGATCTACTACGGGCTCAACGATTGGATGGTGCATCCGAAGGACGTTGAGACGTTTTCCAAAATGCTGCCCCGGTTGGTGGCGGCGATTCCCGTTGCCGATCGGAAGTTTAACCATTtggactttttgattgcaaaagaTGCCCGGATGCAAGTCTACGATAAGCTGCTATCGATGCTGGATCAGTACGGTGGAAAACGCTAGAAGGCAGTAGGCGTTGACGCATTAGTTTGTGATGCACTCAAGTTAGGTATTTAATCAAAGCAAGCTGTGATTGTTCCAATGCCGGATAATGGCGGCAATTTGtaggaaatatttattatgccGGTTTGTTGATTGGTTTGTGCCACAGGCTGGTTAATGGGGCACATAGCATGAAGAAAGTAATTTAAATAGTATGTGAGTAAATAAATATGGTTTCGTGACTgtagaaatttgtgaaaaataaaaatatttgttttgatattatattatttttaaatgatcaaaacttgaaaacaatgaagaaaaatccaaatttgtaTCTAAGTTCTGCTGTAACAAGATAGAaagtgtcacaagatagcacacaagcaacGATATggcattttcatatttttaagtaattttttctTCGGGACCATTTATAAACCAAGTAGACACTTTATTGGAAATCTCATATCCCCTCACCTTGTGGACAATTTTTCATATGTACAAAAAAATGGTTGTATGgatttgtttccattttttcGACTCCACCCTCAAACGTCAAATCGAACAAAACGATCACTTCCGGAAACATCTTGGAACAAATTTGAACGATTTGACGTTCAAGAGTGAAATCGAAAAAGGgtctttgataggtttgatcaGTTTATGAATAATAGATttgaaaaatgcttaaaattgttCGTCCTGTAAatggttttaattaaaaaaaacctgaaaattcactttattttacacaaaaatgcAAATTAGTGCTGTAGGTACTAATGGCCGATACGACCAATTGCGaactaaaggaggtattagactataacaaacaataaaaaaattgtacttttttaaagtttgtcagTTTGCATGGATTAGGTTAAGTATGAAAGGTGggattacgattttttttaaataaaaagcttAATTTCGAAGCAGGAAAAAGGTAAGTTAGTCGGCGCTCCGTTTTTTGTCGTTTATTTCTCCATAGCTATACATTTGTGTATGCTATcggtcaacaaaaaaaatctaagtaatTCATAACCCaatgtaagtttaaaaaatgccaTTAGCCTTGAAAATTAGTacctttttttcttgtttacgGTGTTAGACATTAACAAACGCACAGACATAAAACCATCATAAAACTAAAGTGCTGGGTTCCTTCatttcattttagaattttatttttaatatgaatatgaaaaaaacgcgttttaatatttttacgcgcaatgtaaacaataacaataacaaacccTTTTTGTTTGGCTGGCCGTTTCTGAACATTGTcccaaaatttggttgaatttaagaCAAAATCTGGGatggggagcgttcttttattacgtaacgcgaaaaatcggacttttagaccccctcccccccccctcgtaacaaaatttccatacaaattttaaaaattttgtatggagcgtaacacggactctgaccccctccccctactgcgttacgtgataaaagaacgctcccatgggataaacaaaaagaaacaaacctattgtcaaactaaaccactttcaacatggccgcttctgtcaacctaaaccagtcctttcttatgaGGAGAAAATGGAAAGTATagtaatttgatttgaaaaaaaaaaaaataaaaatatatcaatttcacaaataaaggtaaattgcattaaaaaattgattaaaatattctcaattgaaaggcatttattGCTATCGTACACCAAATGTTGACTTATcagcattttcataaaaaaaatcaatacatttCAAGAACTGACGATTCTTTTGCccctttaaaacattttttacgcgttttggctgtagtggcacatAATTGGCAGATAATTGATTTTTCTACAAATAAATGTCatctagattgaacaatattaaacctgTGCACTGCACCATTCTTCAAATGTGCTCCTCTTTGGGAAACTGGGGAAGATTTACTTACTTTCTTTGCGTAACGGGACAACGACAGGACCAGATCTGAGAAAAAAATCTCCCCTTCCATTTAATGACTTGTTggcttttttaggtttttttagaTTGATGTAACAAAAAACGTATATAtatcatattgcattttttcaaatccaaatgaaaattaaaaatctttcatataaaaatacattaaaaattggaGAAGTGAAATCGTGATCGTATCGTATCATTTACCTCGAGCGTGACCTCGAgtcatctttgatttgccaaccatttaggggaaatctaccctttccaatcaaacacctatcttcgtcatatggagagtttgatgctcgattaaagctccaaaaatactatttgggctattaacttaccagcaacagcaccgcctcgagtaagcacgcaaatgtatgccacttactggccaaaaagatcacatttaatgcacttttgatcataatttctattttgcgagaccatttctcatcattttgttggcacacacagtgacacacacgagaatccctcaaacgcttaatgaatatcgccaaaattaacttttcactttcgcttactttttcacggcgcttaagatatgaaattgcttccaactaccggcaacatgttcttttgatcattagtatggcactcacttgaagaataatcccgaaaaatttaataaattagcaagcgccatcaaaaaaacaaacgcgccaagtcgtttgacgtttcaattttcactttgcattccaatcgaaggctgaagaaaaccgagcgagagacgaaggcaaaaaagaacaaaggctggccgtcaacaccaccagcagcacagccagcgatgccaggaaactttccctatacatgcaacttttcgtgagtgttcgtttgaactgtcagcgtaaatggcaacactcgacagagtgttggaagaaaaaagaactaagccgatattagaaaaatgggcgtggcccaatgcattcgcctcgattaaaatacccttgggaatttttttttgttaaatgcttggtaaagaaatagaataactttttgtgaaagtgaaaataaacagaaatgttcacaaaaacttgctctactcgttggtgtacttggttttagtaaaattcaagggagactctagattatccagcatcattcaaacacgaccgcttattaggattaaaatgggtagatttcccctatagTGATTTGTATCCGGCATGTCCTTATGAACGGATCTACCGTAAAACGATGGAACATAGACTCAGGATTCTCCTCCCACGTCcaaccgcaaattttaacacgaagttgactttatagctgtcggccaccattgctagtaccaacaactagtgtcttcctttttaactacaaggacttcgccgccctgggctcctaagtgtatgaaagtatggcacggagccgCGGGATTctaaccagcaacctctggattgtgagctagtgcgcggtccgattgacccacacgggcgggacaatttTAACAGCCCAATTCAATAAATCTGCGGCGAAAATCTAAACGAAatttcaaccaaagaaaaagtcatccgtatgcttgagcactgagttgaaaaatatcatcaagaaaatttgaattgtcaagctatGTGAATCTcagattgcttgatatttctattcgaacacgaatttttttgcaaaaaaatagaagaagaatacaaacgtaaacattaaaaaagaagACCCTATCAAGCCGTCCCGTCCCAGGACAAAATGTAAACAGTAGAACTGCATTCAAGAGTAACAAAACGGCCTCTGACTGAAATTCCTTTGGGCATGTTGGTCCCCTTCAAGATGTGTCAAGATATCACAATTTGATCGTAAGGAGTGACAAAATTGCGATGTACAACATACAAAATGGTCCCAATTGGAAAAGTGACTTTCCCCGTACAAAATCTTATGGAAAAAGTGCCTGGCTTGGGAAGCTCGAGTTTCCGTCCAATCGAGCTAataggctagtatggagatcggaaggaaaggggtcaagaaacagctttacgaacagcagaacaaagtagagggagcgttttcttggggcttttcttcaccctctctggcgtgctttcgctgccgctgctgcccatttgatttttttcttgaccgattccttccgatgtgcataCACCGCTAATATTCGGAACCAAGGCTCGGTAACACCCATACCATTTAGCCCTGCAACGATCAAcgaaaagtcaaatttgttcCACTCCAATGCTCAGTAAATCGAAGAAAAAAGTTCTCTTCTCTCGACGTTTCCACCCGTTACAGCAAGCAGGCAAGTGCACACGAAGAAATGTCCTCGCGAAGATCGCGATCGCGACATTGACCGTGCCGttgaaaatccagtttttttagcGCGCGGGTAGCGTTCAACTTGCCCGGTCAACCCCCGTTGATTACCACGACGAGATGTTAAAGTTGGCTGAACTTGCAGATTTGAGCTCAGTGTCCACACCAGTTCTTGTCGGGAAGGTGGATCGTACGGTTCGCGATGGAGGTTGGTGTTGTGATCTTGCACTTGTTGATTGGGATGATTGTCGCGAGTGGTGGGTCGGAGTTGGAGGAGAATTTGGTGGAGGGTTGGTTCAACGACGAGGACACGGAACTGTTGGTGCCGGAGTTGATCACCAAGTACGGGTACAAGGTCGAAGGCCACACGGTGATCACCGAGGATGGGTACGTGCTGAAGATGTTTCGGATTCCGCCAAAAAGGCAATTGATGTTGAAGAGGAAACCAGTGCTGTTGGTTCATGGAGTGCTTGCAAGTTCTGCTGATTATGTAATCAGTGGTCCCAACAGTAGCCTGGCATACCTTTTATCCGATAATGGCTACGACGTCTGGCTGGCAAACGTGCGAGGATCGCGTTACTCTAAGGAGCACCTTAGGCTTCCGGTTGAGTCCAAAGAGTACTGGGACTTTACGTGGCACGAAATTGGGTACTACGATCTACCGGCCATGATCGACAACGTTTTGAACGTAACACATTCCGAGAAGCTATTCTACATTGGTCACTCCCAAGGAACAACCGTGTACTTTGTGATGACCAGCACTCGGCCGGAATATAACGACAAAATCGCCCTAATGACTGCCCTCTCCCCGGCAGTTGGTCTACAGCACGTTCGGAGTCCGATCCTGCGCTTCTTGCTCAACAATGTGGACAAGATCAAGAAGATCTTCGACGCGTTAAATATTCACGAGTTTATGCCGTACAGCGATCAGCGTCTTCCACTCGTTCGAGCTCTCTGCCAACCGGATGTGAGGAATAACCCTTGCGTTCGCGTTCTTGCGCTAGTGGCCGGTCCAAATCCAGCTATGCTAGATCCGGTAATCAAACCACAGTGACATCCCGATCTTGTTCGATCTTCATTAAGGTTTCATTTTTCCAGCGATTAGTTCTAACCTACCAAGGTCACTTTCCCCAGGGAGCCTCCGTCAAGCAGATGCTGCACCACGCCCAGGTCGTCAACGGCGGGGGACGCTTCCGACAGTTTGACTATGGCTGGGAGGGTAATTGGGAAAGGTACGGCAGTTTGGAACCTCCGGCGTACAATTTGACTGCCTCAACCGCTCCGGTGCTAATTTATTACGGCCTGAACGACTGGATGGTTCACCCGAGGGACGCGCAAAGGCTTTCCAAACAACTGCCACGGGTGATCGCCGCGGTTCCCGTTGCCGACCGGAAGTTCACCCACATGGACTTTATGTTGGCGAAAAACGTGCGAAAGGAGCTGTACGAGAGGATCTTACCCGTGCTCGAGAAGTATGACCGGGTGCGGTAGCAtacatgtgatttttttttagaataaagtAATTAGAGTAAAAAAACTAGTCCATGTTGAGTTTCTCGATTGCGGTAGATACTGGTGACCTTTCCCATTTTGATgcaatttcaatccagttttcgCTTCTCCAGAATGAGGTAGGTCAGTTCTGGTTGGACCTTCGAATTGAAAGGATCGTCTCGTCGCGATGCGCGCTACTGCTTGGTGGTTGATTTGCCAGTTGGCTGCTGCCACGATCGCGGGCGATCGTGAACAGTTTAAGTACGGGGTAGACGACAAGGACGCGGAACTATTGGTTGTGAGTAGAGGATCGCTGAATTCACTAGAATGCGGCTTGATCGTTTCCCGAATTTCAGCCGGAAGTGATCTCCAAGTACGGTTACAAGGTTGAGGATCACACGGTGATCACCGAGGATGGGTACGTGCTGAAGATGTTTCGGATATTGCCGAAGCGAGAAAATATCGTTGGAAAGAAGCCTGTATTgttagtgcatggactttggaACAGTTCGGCGAACTTTGTGCTCAATGGTTCGAGCAGTTTTGCGTTCCTGCTGGCCCTCGCTGGATACGACGTATGGTTGGCGAATCTCCGAGGAACGCGTTATTCAAAGGAGCATACCAAGTTACCGGGTAACTCCAAAGAGTACTGGAACTTTTCCTGTCACGAGATTGGGTATTACGATCTCCCGGCCATGATCGACCATGTGGTGAAGGTATCCGACTCGGAGAAGGTATTCTACGTTGGTTACTCGCAAGGAACTACCGTGTACTTTATCATGACCAGCACTCGTCCGGAATATAACAGCAAAATCGCACTCATGATTGCTATTACTCCAGCAAATTTGTGGAAGCGCCTTCGAAATCCACTACTGAGGATCGTACAGTCTCTTTTCCAACCCGGTACCAACACGATCCTGATGATCACGGATGTGCTGAACGTCTTCCAGTTCTTACCGTATAACGGAAATTTTCTTCGAATTGGACGATTTCTCTGTCATCCGGATGTGAAGAATAACTTGTGTCTCCAATTGATTGGATTAGTCGCGGGTCAACATGTTGAAGGATCGAATCCGGTACATTCAAAACCATCACCCCAATCAATTCAAAATGCTTACTGAAATCCTTCGTTACAGCGAACGGCACTAACATATCTAGGTCACTACCCACAAGGTACCTCCGTCAAGCAAGTGCTACACATTGCTCAGTTAATCGGCAACGGAGGAAAGTTCCGGCAGTTCGACTATGGCCACGACGGTAACTTGGAAAAGTACGGCAGTTGGGAACCTCCGGCGTACAATCTAACGGCATCAACAGCTGCAGTCGTAATTTATTATGGCCTGAACGACTTGTTGGTTCATCCCCGGGATGTCCAAGAGCTGTCCCGAATGCTTCCACATGTAATCGCCACAATTCCCATTGCCGACCGGAAGTTCAACCACGTGGACTTTTTGTTGGCGAAGAATGTTCGTGAGGTGCTTTATGAGAAGATTGTACAAACGTTGGAGGAGTTCAGtgcgaaataaaaataattccagTTCCGAAGACCTTGCCCTTCGTCACTTAATGGAAATTCTGCAAAACTGGTTGGTTATTCAACAATTACATGATGTCCTTCGTTACGTTCGATTACAACTTCTGCTCCAGAATCAGGTAGGTCAGTtctttttggaatgttgaattgAAAGGAGTTTCGTCGCGATGCTCGCTCAAACTTGGTGGTTGATCTTGTACCTGACTGGCGCCATCGCCATGAATGGTGGTTCTTTCAGGGAAGACGCAGAACTGTTGGTcgtaagtgaaattttgtaaaatcctgGCAGGTAGCTTGATCTTTTCCCGATTTTCAGCCGGAGCTGATCGTCAAGTACGGGTACAAGGGTGAGGATCACTCGGTGATCACCGAGGATAGGTACGTGCTGAAGATGTTCCGGATATTGCCGAGGCGACAAACGATCGCCAAGAAGAAGCCTGTGCTGTTAGTTCATGCCCTGCTGGCCAGTTCCGCGGACTATGTAATCAGTGGTCCTAACAACAGTCTGGCGTACCTACTGTCCGACAACGGTTACGACGTCTGGTTGGCGAACCTGCGAGGATCGCACTACTCCAAGCACCACCTCAAGCTACCAGTCGAGTCCAAAGAGTACTGGGACTTTTCCTGGCACGAAATGGGCTACTACGATCTACCGGCCATGATCGACCACATGTTGAGCGTAACCAACGCCAAGAAGTTGTTCTACATCGGACACTCGCAAGGTGTTACGCTGTATTTCATAATGACCGCAACTCGTCCGGAGTGCAACGAAAAGGTCGCCCTCATGACCGCCCTCTCGCCGGCAGTTTTCTGGAAGCACGTTCGAAGTCCTATTCTAAAGATGATAAAGCCCTTGGTACGACCCGGTACCGACACGATCAGGAACATCCTCAATGCGTTGAAAATCTTCGAGTTCCTGCCCTACAACGAAGCTGG
Encoded here:
- the LOC6033918 gene encoding lipase 1 encodes the protein MGFAGWFGFLLFIGMILVEGGSVPLEDFAVGDNELELMERTDNWFKVDDEDADMLVPELISKYGYKVESHSVTTEDGYVLKMFRILPREQRSVKKLPVLMVHGLLGSSADFVISGPNNSLAYLLADDGYEVWLANVRGSRYSKGHSTMLVQSKEYWDFTWHEMGYYDLPAMIDHVLNISNSNKLFYIGHSQGTTVYFVMSSSRPEYNDKIALMTALAPAVILKRVKSPILRFMLQTSDTLKKVLDALHIYEFLPHNENNHRIAQILCPPEEKNNACTQIVGLITGPHPEMFDQWLALTYQGHAPAGASTKQMMHFVQLIRSGGQFQQYDYGRKGNLGAYSSGKAPAYNLTASSAPVLIYYGLNDWMVHPKDVETFSKMLPRLVAAIPVADRKFNHLDFLIAKDARMQVYDKLLSMLDQYGGKR
- the LOC6033916 gene encoding lipase 1, with the translated sequence MRATAWWLICQLAAATIAGDREQFKYGVDDKDAELLVPEVISKYGYKVEDHTVITEDGYVLKMFRILPKRENIVGKKPVLLVHGLWNSSANFVLNGSSSFAFLLALAGYDVWLANLRGTRYSKEHTKLPGNSKEYWNFSCHEIGYYDLPAMIDHVVKVSDSEKVFYVGYSQGTTVYFIMTSTRPEYNSKIALMIAITPANLWKRLRNPLLRIVQSLFQPGTNTILMITDVLNVFQFLPYNGNFLRIGRFLCHPDVKNNLCLQLIGLVAGQHVEGSNPRTALTYLGHYPQGTSVKQVLHIAQLIGNGGKFRQFDYGHDGNLEKYGSWEPPAYNLTASTAAVVIYYGLNDLLVHPRDVQELSRMLPHVIATIPIADRKFNHVDFLLAKNVREVLYEKIVQTLEEFSAK
- the LOC6033917 gene encoding lipase 3; its protein translation is MEVGVVILHLLIGMIVASGGSELEENLVEGWFNDEDTELLVPELITKYGYKVEGHTVITEDGYVLKMFRIPPKRQLMLKRKPVLLVHGVLASSADYVISGPNSSLAYLLSDNGYDVWLANVRGSRYSKEHLRLPVESKEYWDFTWHEIGYYDLPAMIDNVLNVTHSEKLFYIGHSQGTTVYFVMTSTRPEYNDKIALMTALSPAVGLQHVRSPILRFLLNNVDKIKKIFDALNIHEFMPYSDQRLPLVRALCQPDVRNNPCVRVLALVAGPNPAMLDPRLVLTYQGHFPQGASVKQMLHHAQVVNGGGRFRQFDYGWEGNWERYGSLEPPAYNLTASTAPVLIYYGLNDWMVHPRDAQRLSKQLPRVIAAVPVADRKFTHMDFMLAKNVRKELYERILPVLEKYDRVR
- the LOC6033915 gene encoding lipase 1 isoform X1, which codes for MLAQTWWLILYLTGAIAMNGGSFREDAELLVPELIVKYGYKGEDHSVITEDRYVLKMFRILPRRQTIAKKKPVLLVHALLASSADYVISGPNNSLAYLLSDNGYDVWLANLRGSHYSKHHLKLPVESKEYWDFSWHEMGYYDLPAMIDHMLSVTNAKKLFYIGHSQGVTLYFIMTATRPECNEKVALMTALSPAVFWKHVRSPILKMIKPLVRPGTDTIRNILNALKIFEFLPYNEAGLRIVQPLCRPEVRHNVCIQMLGVLAGPHPDGTDPVGVDTSILIFQDSHFYPLLQNLILSYLGHIPQGASVKQVLHFAQLASNGGKFRRFDYGRRGNLQNYGRPEPPPYNLTASTAPVLIYYGLNDWLVHPKDAQKLPSILPSVIAAIPVDDRKFNHVDFVLAKNVREVLYEKILKMLGQV
- the LOC6033915 gene encoding lipase 1 isoform X2; translated protein: MLAQTWWLILYLTGAIAMNGGSFREDAELLVPELIVKYGYKGEDHSVITEDRYVLKMFRILPRRQTIAKKKPVLLVHALLASSADYVISGPNNSLAYLLSDNGYDVWLANLRGSHYSKHHLKLPVESKEYWDFSWHEMGYYDLPAMIDHMLSVTNAKKLFYIGHSQGVTLYFIMTATRPECNEKVALMTALSPAVFWKHVRSPILKMIKPLVRPGTDTIRNILNALKIFEFLPYNEAGLRIVQPLCRPEVRHNVCIQMLGVLAGPHPDGTDPNLILSYLGHIPQGASVKQVLHFAQLASNGGKFRRFDYGRRGNLQNYGRPEPPPYNLTASTAPVLIYYGLNDWLVHPKDAQKLPSILPSVIAAIPVDDRKFNHVDFVLAKNVREVLYEKILKMLGQV